One Micromonospora craniellae genomic region harbors:
- the purF gene encoding amidophosphoribosyltransferase: MPRGDGRLSHDLDPQRPGPQDACGVFGVWAPGEEVANLTYFGLYALQHRGQEAAGIAVSDGSGVVVYKDLGLVAQVFDEPTLASLRGHVAIGHTRYSTTGASTWENAQPTIRATSSGTTIALAHNGNLVNTADLQREVAERGLGTDGSTNDTSLVTMLLASRPDLSVEAAALEVLPQLRGAFSFAFMDESTLYAARDPHGVRPLVLGRLERGWVVASETAALDIVGASVVREVEPGELIAIDAEGLRSIRFAAPEPKGCLFEYVYIARPDATIAGRNVHAARVQIGRQLAKEHPVEADMVIPVPESGTPAAIGYAEESGITYGAGLMKNPYVGRTFIQPSQTLRQLGIRLKLNPLRQNVRGKRLVVVDDSIIRGNTQRAIVRMLREAGAVEVHVRISSPPVSWPCFYGIDFATRAELLANGLDNEGIRRSIGADTLGYVSLPGLIAATEQPKTRLCRACFDGEYPIELPVGNLIGKHVLEGISRRVANRVDDDVDADEQAGTTSRTDLKMSATTHRP, encoded by the coding sequence GTGCCCCGAGGCGACGGCCGGCTGAGCCACGACCTTGATCCCCAACGACCAGGCCCTCAGGACGCGTGCGGCGTCTTCGGTGTCTGGGCGCCTGGGGAGGAGGTCGCCAACCTGACCTACTTCGGGCTGTACGCGTTGCAGCACCGGGGGCAGGAGGCGGCCGGGATAGCGGTCAGCGACGGCTCCGGCGTGGTGGTCTACAAGGATCTTGGCCTGGTCGCCCAGGTCTTCGACGAGCCGACGTTGGCGAGTCTGCGCGGTCACGTCGCCATCGGTCACACCCGATACTCGACCACCGGTGCCTCGACCTGGGAGAACGCCCAGCCGACCATCCGAGCCACCAGTTCGGGCACCACGATCGCGCTGGCCCACAACGGCAACCTGGTCAACACCGCCGATCTCCAGCGTGAGGTCGCCGAGCGTGGCCTGGGCACCGACGGCTCGACCAACGACACCTCGCTGGTCACGATGCTGCTGGCCAGCCGCCCGGATCTCTCCGTCGAGGCCGCCGCGCTGGAGGTGCTGCCCCAGCTGCGAGGGGCGTTCAGCTTCGCCTTCATGGACGAGTCGACGCTGTACGCCGCCCGTGACCCGCACGGGGTGCGTCCGCTGGTGCTCGGCCGCCTGGAGCGGGGCTGGGTGGTGGCCAGCGAGACCGCGGCGCTGGACATCGTCGGTGCGAGCGTGGTCCGCGAGGTCGAGCCCGGCGAGCTGATCGCGATCGACGCCGAGGGGCTGCGGTCCATCCGGTTCGCCGCGCCCGAGCCCAAGGGCTGCCTCTTCGAGTACGTCTACATCGCCCGCCCGGACGCCACCATAGCCGGGCGCAACGTGCACGCGGCTCGGGTGCAGATCGGCCGCCAGTTGGCCAAGGAGCACCCGGTCGAGGCGGACATGGTCATCCCGGTGCCCGAGTCGGGCACGCCGGCCGCCATCGGCTACGCCGAGGAGTCCGGCATCACCTACGGCGCCGGCCTGATGAAGAATCCGTACGTCGGGCGCACCTTCATCCAGCCGTCGCAGACCCTGCGTCAACTCGGCATCCGACTCAAGCTCAACCCGCTGCGCCAGAACGTACGCGGCAAGCGCCTGGTCGTGGTCGACGACTCGATCATCCGGGGTAACACCCAACGCGCGATCGTCCGGATGCTCCGCGAGGCCGGCGCGGTGGAGGTGCACGTCCGCATCTCTTCACCGCCGGTCTCCTGGCCCTGTTTCTACGGCATCGACTTCGCCACCCGCGCCGAGCTGCTCGCCAACGGCCTCGACAACGAGGGCATCCGGCGTTCCATCGGCGCTGACACGTTGGGCTACGTCTCGCTGCCCGGTCTGATCGCCGCGACCGAGCAGCCGAAGACCCGGCTGTGTCGGGCCTGCTTCGACGGGGAGTACCCGATCGAGCTGCCCGTCGGCAACCTGATCGGCAAGCACGTGCTCGAAGGAATCAGTCGTCGGGTCGCGAACCGGGTCGACGACGACGTCGATGCCGACGAGCAGGCCGGCACGACGTCCCGCACCGACTTGAAGATGTCGGCGACCACACACCGCCCGTAG
- the purM gene encoding phosphoribosylformylglycinamidine cyclo-ligase: MTHVSERSGAGSSPTGAGGDRQPWTAGTGRPARKRSVSYADAGVSIEAGDRAVELLKSKVKQTRRPEVMGDLGGFAGLFRLDTTKYKNPILASSTDGVGTKLVIAQQLDIHDTVGIDLVAMVVDDLVACGAEPLFLLDYIATGEVVPDRVAEIGAGIADGCRYAGCALLGGETAEHPGVLRPDEYDISATGVGVVEESQILSSERVEVGDVVIAMRSSGLHSNGYSLVRHVLLGAGRMRLDVVIDDFGRQRTLGEELLTPTKIYAQDCLKLIAEAEVRSLAHVTGGGIPGNLVRILPEHVDAVVNRSTWKPQPIFDLVQSKGRIDDPEMEATFNMGVGMFAIVSAEDADRALATLTGRGVDAWQAGEIIEGTGEVQMIGQHTRG, encoded by the coding sequence GTGACGCACGTGTCCGAGCGCAGCGGCGCAGGAAGCAGCCCGACCGGCGCTGGCGGCGACCGCCAGCCCTGGACGGCCGGCACTGGCCGCCCCGCTCGCAAACGCTCGGTCTCGTACGCGGACGCCGGCGTGTCGATCGAGGCGGGCGACCGCGCGGTCGAGCTGCTCAAGTCCAAGGTGAAGCAGACCCGCCGGCCGGAGGTGATGGGCGACCTGGGCGGTTTCGCCGGCCTGTTCCGGCTGGACACCACGAAGTACAAGAACCCGATCCTGGCCTCCTCCACCGACGGTGTCGGCACCAAGTTGGTGATCGCGCAGCAGTTGGACATCCACGACACGGTCGGCATCGACCTGGTCGCGATGGTCGTCGACGACCTGGTGGCCTGCGGCGCCGAGCCGCTGTTCCTGCTGGACTACATCGCCACCGGTGAGGTCGTGCCGGACCGGGTCGCCGAGATCGGCGCCGGCATCGCCGACGGCTGCCGGTACGCGGGCTGCGCGCTGCTCGGCGGTGAGACCGCCGAACACCCGGGTGTGCTGCGCCCCGACGAGTACGACATCTCGGCCACCGGCGTCGGCGTGGTGGAGGAGAGCCAGATCCTCAGCTCGGAGCGGGTCGAGGTGGGCGATGTCGTGATCGCCATGCGCTCCTCCGGCCTGCACTCCAACGGCTACTCGCTGGTCCGGCACGTGCTGCTGGGCGCCGGCCGGATGCGGTTGGACGTGGTGATCGACGACTTCGGTCGGCAGCGCACCCTCGGCGAGGAGCTGCTGACCCCCACCAAGATCTACGCGCAGGACTGCCTCAAGCTCATCGCCGAGGCGGAGGTCCGGTCGCTGGCCCACGTCACCGGCGGCGGTATCCCCGGCAACCTGGTGCGTATCCTGCCCGAGCACGTGGACGCGGTGGTCAACCGCTCGACGTGGAAGCCGCAGCCGATCTTCGACCTGGTCCAGTCCAAGGGGCGGATCGACGACCCGGAGATGGAGGCGACCTTCAACATGGGCGTCGGCATGTTCGCGATCGTCTCGGCCGAGGACGCGGACCGCGCGCTGGCCACGCTGACCGGCCGCGGGGTGGACGCGTGGCAGGCCGGCGAGATCATCGAGGGCACCGGTGAGGTGCAGATGATCGGGCAGCACACTCGCGGCTGA
- the amcB gene encoding cyclophane-forming radical SAM peptide maturase AmcB, whose translation MRGLAGVPSYVVMQPTTLCNLDCAYCYLPLRAADRRMPVAVAEAVAASVNPWAASGRFSVVWHGGEPLAAGRERLAALMAPFAAEVEHHVQTNATLIDDAWCEFFAAHRIRVSVSVDGPRARNGDRVTRAGRPAYDRIVRGMAALRRHGLPFSALAVVNDPSPARAAELYAYFLDLGCEVLGVNIEETEGVNTRDNAHEAAAVTGFWAELVAAWRRDPRIHLREVEWSLRYAAAVLDGTADGLLPESLDPIPTVAHDGAVVVLSPELAGFSDPRHGDFSSGNVLSTPLHEILAGAAGTAWVGEFLSGVEACRSSCPYFGFCGGGHAANRYFELGRFDGTETEHCRNSKIRLLEGVLDHARDHRSPGARAGDG comes from the coding sequence ATGCGGGGCCTGGCCGGCGTCCCGTCGTACGTCGTGATGCAGCCCACCACACTCTGCAATCTGGATTGCGCGTACTGCTATCTGCCGTTGCGGGCTGCGGACCGGCGGATGCCGGTCGCGGTGGCGGAGGCGGTGGCCGCCTCGGTGAACCCGTGGGCTGCCTCGGGGCGGTTCTCCGTGGTCTGGCACGGCGGGGAGCCGCTCGCGGCGGGTCGGGAGCGGTTGGCCGCACTGATGGCCCCCTTCGCTGCCGAGGTGGAGCACCACGTGCAGACCAACGCCACGCTGATCGACGACGCGTGGTGCGAGTTCTTCGCGGCGCACCGCATTCGGGTGAGCGTCAGTGTGGACGGGCCCCGGGCGCGCAACGGTGACCGGGTCACCAGGGCGGGACGCCCGGCGTACGACCGGATCGTGCGTGGGATGGCCGCGCTGCGCCGGCACGGCCTGCCGTTCTCGGCGCTGGCGGTGGTGAACGATCCGTCTCCTGCTCGGGCGGCCGAGCTGTACGCCTACTTCCTCGACCTCGGGTGCGAGGTGCTCGGGGTGAACATCGAGGAGACCGAGGGCGTCAACACCCGGGACAACGCTCACGAGGCCGCTGCGGTGACCGGGTTCTGGGCCGAGCTGGTCGCGGCCTGGCGGCGCGATCCACGGATCCACCTGCGGGAGGTCGAGTGGTCGCTGCGGTACGCCGCCGCGGTCCTCGACGGTACGGCGGACGGCCTGCTTCCGGAGAGCCTCGACCCGATTCCCACCGTGGCCCACGACGGTGCGGTGGTGGTGCTCTCACCGGAGCTGGCCGGCTTCTCCGATCCGCGGCACGGCGACTTCAGCAGCGGAAACGTCCTCTCCACGCCGCTGCACGAGATCCTCGCCGGTGCGGCCGGCACGGCCTGGGTCGGCGAGTTCCTGTCCGGGGTGGAAGCCTGCCGCTCGTCCTGCCCGTACTTCGGCTTCTGTGGTGGAGGCCACGCGGCCAATCGCTACTTCGAGTTGGGCCGTTTCGACGGTACGGAGACCGAGCACTGCCGCAACAGCAAGATCCGCCTACTGGAGGGAGTGTTGGATCATGCCCGAGACCACAGGTCACCGGGAGCCCGAGCGGGCGACGGGTAA
- the amcA gene encoding multiple cyclophane-containing RiPP AmcA: MPETTGHREPERATGNEADRVTDRVREAAAGLTALLQEAEAARRLRAEVTGGDGTSAVCAWNHFENIPTFYNWNNRPR; the protein is encoded by the coding sequence ATGCCCGAGACCACAGGTCACCGGGAGCCCGAGCGGGCGACGGGTAACGAGGCCGACCGGGTCACCGACCGGGTGCGGGAGGCCGCTGCCGGGCTCACCGCCCTGCTTCAGGAGGCAGAGGCCGCACGACGGCTACGGGCGGAGGTGACGGGTGGCGACGGGACGAGCGCGGTCTGCGCCTGGAACCACTTCGAGAACATCCCGACGTTCTACAACTGGAACAACCGGCCTCGCTGA
- a CDS encoding DUF3073 domain-containing protein — protein MGRGRAKAKQTKVARELKYHSPNTDLAALQRELGGSGKSDRNFDDDYKEYVDDDEDHAEDDPDTWVRPTR, from the coding sequence ATGGGGCGCGGCCGTGCTAAGGCCAAGCAGACAAAGGTGGCCCGGGAGCTGAAGTATCACTCCCCGAACACCGACCTCGCCGCCTTGCAGCGAGAACTCGGCGGCAGCGGCAAGTCGGACCGCAACTTCGACGACGACTACAAAGAGTACGTCGACGATGACGAGGACCACGCCGAGGACGACCCGGACACCTGGGTCCGTCCCACCCGCTGA